A genomic segment from Chitinophaga flava encodes:
- a CDS encoding SDR family NAD(P)-dependent oxidoreductase gives MKTVQQPIHSGFHASSTAEEIAAGHDLTGKVVLVTGGNSGIGYETVITLAAIGATVVVGARDAGKAANRLAHLKNVSFLPLDLADPASVDSFAAHFLAEHNQLHLLFNNAGLFRVPQLMKDQRGYELQFGVNHLGHFQLTGRLWPALKNAGSARVISLSSIGHRHMGLRLDDPNFEKQPFDTMKAYGQSKTANVLFAVELDRIGQEHGVRAFAVHPGAIMTDIFRHVTPEEQQVWASRVDNLKTPQQGAATSVWCALSSQLNGMGGVYCEDCDIAVPVPDDDPAFYGIRNHALDPLNAATLWKFSEEVTGIRWP, from the coding sequence ATGAAAACAGTGCAACAACCCATTCATTCAGGATTTCATGCTTCCAGTACAGCGGAGGAAATAGCCGCTGGTCATGATTTAACGGGAAAAGTCGTTTTAGTCACCGGCGGCAATTCAGGTATCGGTTATGAAACCGTTATAACGTTGGCGGCTATAGGAGCAACAGTTGTTGTTGGCGCCAGGGATGCCGGCAAAGCAGCAAACCGGCTTGCTCATCTGAAAAATGTGTCCTTTCTTCCGCTCGATCTGGCCGATCCAGCTTCTGTAGACAGCTTTGCAGCGCATTTTCTGGCAGAACATAACCAACTGCATTTATTATTCAATAATGCCGGATTATTCCGGGTGCCACAACTTATGAAAGACCAGCGTGGCTATGAGCTTCAGTTTGGTGTGAACCATCTGGGGCATTTTCAACTGACCGGGCGGCTATGGCCGGCACTGAAAAATGCAGGCAGTGCGCGGGTCATCTCTCTGTCTTCCATAGGACACCGGCACATGGGCCTGCGATTAGACGATCCAAACTTTGAAAAGCAGCCCTTTGATACCATGAAAGCCTATGGACAATCCAAGACAGCCAATGTACTTTTTGCCGTTGAACTGGACCGCATAGGGCAGGAACATGGCGTCAGGGCATTTGCCGTACATCCCGGCGCTATCATGACAGATATCTTCCGGCATGTGACACCTGAAGAACAACAAGTCTGGGCATCACGGGTGGATAACCTTAAAACGCCGCAGCAAGGAGCTGCTACTTCTGTTTGGTGCGCCCTGAGTTCTCAACTAAACGGCATGGGTGGCGTTTATTGTGAAGATTGTGATATAGCCGTTCCCGTGCCCGATGATGACCCTGCCTTTTATGGTATCCGCAACCATGCCCTTGATCCGCTTAATGCCGCCACCCTGTGGAAGTTCAGCGAAGAAGTAACCGGTATCAGATGGCCTTAA